A stretch of Bos taurus isolate L1 Dominette 01449 registration number 42190680 breed Hereford chromosome 5, ARS-UCD2.0, whole genome shotgun sequence DNA encodes these proteins:
- the MYL6B gene encoding myosin light chain 6B: MPPKKDVPVKKPVGPPAAPKPAAKPAVGPPPSRVELPSLIPVILEKPAKIQEPPIDLSKVVIEFNKDQLEEFKEAFELYDRVGDGKIQFSQCGDVMRALGQNPTNAEVLRVLGYPKSDELKSRRVDFETFLPMLQAVAKLPDRGSYQDYLEGLRVFDKEQNGKVMGAELRHVLTTLGERMTEEEVESVLAGHEDSSGCINYEAFLKHILSV, encoded by the exons ATGCCTCCCAAGAAGGATGTTCCCGTGAAGAAACCAGTGGGGCCCCCTGCTGCCCCCAAGCCTGCTGCTAAGCCTGCAGTAGGGCCCCCTCCATCCAGGGTTGAGCTACCATCACTTATCCCTGTAATCCTTGAGAAACCTGCGAAAATCCAGGAGCCCCCCATCGATCTCTCCAAAGTGGTG ATCGAGTTTAACAAGGACCAGCTGGAGG AGTTCAAGGAGGCCTTCGAGCTGTATGACCGAGTGGGGGATGGCAAGATCCAGTTCAGCCAGTGTGGGGACGTGATGAGGGCTCTGGGCCAGAACCCCACCAACGCCGAGGTGCTCAGGGTCTTGGGATACCCCAAGAGTGATG AGCTGAAGTCGCGCCGTGTGGACTTTGAGACTTTCCTGCCCATGCTCCAGGCAGTCGCCAAGTTGCCGGACCGAGGCTCATACCAGGACTACCTGGAGGGGCTTCGGGTGTTTGACAAAGAGCAGAATGGCAAAGTCATGGGAGCTGAGCTCAGACATGTCCTCACCACCCTGG GAGAGAGGATGACTGAAGAGGAGGTGGAGTCTGTTTTGGCAGGACATGAGGACAGCAGTGGCTGCATCAACTACGAAG CCTTCCTGAAGCACATCCTAAGCGTCTGA
- the MYL6 gene encoding myosin light polypeptide 6 isoform X1 has translation MCDFTEDQTAEFKEAFQLFDRTGDGKILYSQCGDVMRALGQNPTNAEVLKVLGNPKSDEMNVKVLDFEHFLPMLQTVAKNKDQGTYEDYVEGLRVFDKEGNGTVMGAEIRHVLVTLGEKMTEEEVEMLVAGHEDSNGCINYEELVRMVLNG, from the exons ATG TGTGACTTCACCGAGGATCAGACCGCAG AGTTCAAGGAGGCCTTCCAGCTGTTTGACCGAACGGGGGATGGCAAGATCCTGTACAGTCAGTGTGGGGATGTGATGAGGGCCCTGGGCCAGAATCCCACCAACGCCGAGGTGCTCAAAGTCCTGGGGAACCCCAAGAGTGATG AGATGAACGTGAAGGTACTGGACTTTGAGCACTTCCTACCCATGCTGCAGACTGTGGCCAAGAACAAGGACCAGGGCACCTACGAGGACTATGTCGAAGGCCTTCGGGTGTTTGACAAGGAAGGGAACGGCACTGTCATGGGTGCTGAGATCCGGCACGTTCTCGTCACACTGG GtgagaagatgacagaggaagaaGTAGAGATGCTGGTGGCAGGGCATGAGGACAGCAATGGCTGTATCAACTATGAAG AGCTCGTCCGCATGGTGCTGAATGGCTGA
- the MYL6 gene encoding myosin light polypeptide 6 gives MCDFTEDQTAEFKEAFQLFDRTGDGKILYSQCGDVMRALGQNPTNAEVLKVLGNPKSDEMNVKVLDFEHFLPMLQTVAKNKDQGTYEDYVEGLRVFDKEGNGTVMGAEIRHVLVTLGEKMTEEEVEMLVAGHEDSNGCINYEAFVRHILSG, from the exons ATG TGTGACTTCACCGAGGATCAGACCGCAG AGTTCAAGGAGGCCTTCCAGCTGTTTGACCGAACGGGGGATGGCAAGATCCTGTACAGTCAGTGTGGGGATGTGATGAGGGCCCTGGGCCAGAATCCCACCAACGCCGAGGTGCTCAAAGTCCTGGGGAACCCCAAGAGTGATG AGATGAACGTGAAGGTACTGGACTTTGAGCACTTCCTACCCATGCTGCAGACTGTGGCCAAGAACAAGGACCAGGGCACCTACGAGGACTATGTCGAAGGCCTTCGGGTGTTTGACAAGGAAGGGAACGGCACTGTCATGGGTGCTGAGATCCGGCACGTTCTCGTCACACTGG GtgagaagatgacagaggaagaaGTAGAGATGCTGGTGGCAGGGCATGAGGACAGCAATGGCTGTATCAACTATGAAG CGTTTGTGAGGCATATCCTGTCGGGGTGA